One window of the Saccopteryx leptura isolate mSacLep1 chromosome 9, mSacLep1_pri_phased_curated, whole genome shotgun sequence genome contains the following:
- the LOC136380874 gene encoding B9 domain-containing protein 2-like, giving the protein MAEVHVIEQIIGATGFSEKSSLFCKWGIHTGAAWKLLSGVREGQTQVDTPQIGDMTYWSHPIDLHFATKGLQGWPWLHLQVWSQDSFGRCQLAGYGFCHVPSSPGTHQLDCPTWRPLGSWREQLARAFVGGGPQLLHVDAIYSGADRYCLHTAAGGTVHLDLGLLLHHFDCYGMEC; this is encoded by the exons ATGGCCGAGGTGCACGTGATCGAGCAGATCATAGGGGCCACTGGTTTCTCAGAAA aaagtagccTCTTCTGCAAGTGGGGCATCCATACAGGGGCGGCATGGAAGCTCCTGTCAGGTGTACGGGAGGGCCAGACACAGGTGGACACCCCCCAAATAGGGGACATGACCTACTGGTCCCACCCTATTGACTTGCACTTCGCCACCAAAGGCCTCCAAGGCTGGCCCTGGCTCCATCTCCAGGTGTGGTCTCAGGATAGCTTCGGCCGCTGCCAACTTGCAGGCTATGGCTTTTGCCATGTGCCCAGCAGTCCGGGTACCCACCAGCTGGACTGTCCCACCTGGCGGCCCCTGGGCAGCTGGCGGGAGCAGCTGGCACGGGCCTTTGTGGGTGGTGGGCCTCAGTTGCTGCATGTGGATGCCATCTACAGTGGGGCCGACCGCTATTGCCTGCATACAGCCGCTGGTGGCACCGTGCACCTTGACCTAGGCCTGCTGCTGCACCACTTTGACTGCTATGGCATGGAATGCTGA